In one Thioclava sp. ES.031 genomic region, the following are encoded:
- the dut gene encoding dUTP diphosphatase, with protein sequence MSTPIIKVLREDWADPEIALPRYETHGAAGADLRANLAAEDRARGITLAPMQRAIIPTGLRVEIPEGFEMQIRPRSGLALKHGISLPNTPGTIDADYRGPLGVLLINLGHEPYLIEHGARIAQAIVAPVVQARFEVADALGDTARGVGGFGSTGKV encoded by the coding sequence GTGAGCACACCGATCATCAAGGTTCTGCGCGAGGACTGGGCCGATCCCGAGATCGCGCTGCCGCGCTATGAGACCCACGGCGCCGCCGGGGCCGATCTGCGCGCCAATCTTGCCGCAGAGGATCGCGCGCGCGGGATCACGCTCGCACCAATGCAGCGCGCGATCATCCCGACCGGGCTGCGCGTCGAGATCCCCGAAGGGTTCGAGATGCAGATCCGGCCGCGCTCGGGGTTGGCGCTGAAACACGGGATCAGCCTGCCCAACACGCCCGGCACGATCGACGCCGATTATCGCGGGCCGCTGGGGGTGCTGCTGATCAATCTCGGCCATGAGCCCTATCTGATCGAGCATGGTGCCCGCATCGCGCAGGCGATCGTCGCCCCGGTGGTGCAGGCGCGCTTCGAGGTCGCGGATGCCTTGGGCGACACCGCACGGGGCGTAGGCGGGTTCGGCTCGACCGGGAAGGTCTGA
- the coaBC gene encoding bifunctional phosphopantothenoylcysteine decarboxylase/phosphopantothenate--cysteine ligase CoaBC, whose amino-acid sequence MLAGKRILLIIGGGIAAFKAPELIRLLRGAGASVSPVLTKAGAEFVTPLTVSSLAGEAVHSDLFDLTHESEIGHIQLSRAADLVVVVAATADLMAKMANGLANDLASTLLLATDKRVLIAPAMNVRMWEHPATQRNIATLKSDGVIFAGPTEGDMACGEFGEGRMVEPEAILAAIDTALSDGPLKGRHILVTSGPTHEPIDPVRYIANRSSGAQGTALAAALRDLGANVTFVTGPATVAPPAGVRVVKVETAREMLDAVQTALPAEAAIFAAAVADWRVANAAERKMKKDGTGAPPALEFAENPDILATVSKMGEGRPGLVVGFAAETHDVARFAADKRARKGCDWIVANDVSPATGIMGGTENAVTIIDETGAESWDRMGKQEVARRLAARIAESLGAAGA is encoded by the coding sequence ATGCTTGCGGGCAAACGCATCCTGTTGATCATCGGCGGCGGTATCGCGGCCTTCAAGGCGCCCGAGCTGATCCGTCTGCTGCGCGGGGCGGGGGCCTCGGTGAGCCCGGTCCTGACCAAGGCCGGGGCCGAGTTCGTGACGCCGCTGACCGTCTCCTCGCTTGCGGGCGAGGCGGTTCATTCCGACCTCTTCGATCTGACGCATGAATCCGAGATCGGTCATATTCAGCTGTCGCGCGCGGCCGATCTGGTGGTCGTCGTGGCCGCCACCGCCGATCTGATGGCGAAGATGGCGAACGGTCTGGCCAATGATCTCGCCTCGACCCTGTTGCTTGCCACCGACAAGCGCGTGCTGATCGCGCCCGCGATGAATGTGCGGATGTGGGAGCACCCCGCAACGCAGCGCAATATCGCGACGCTCAAATCCGATGGCGTGATCTTCGCAGGCCCGACCGAGGGCGACATGGCCTGTGGCGAGTTCGGCGAGGGCCGGATGGTCGAACCCGAGGCGATCCTGGCTGCGATCGATACCGCGCTGTCGGACGGTCCGCTGAAGGGCCGCCATATCCTCGTGACTTCGGGGCCCACCCACGAGCCGATCGACCCGGTGCGCTATATCGCGAACCGCTCCTCGGGCGCGCAGGGCACGGCCCTTGCCGCCGCGCTGCGGGACCTCGGTGCTAATGTCACCTTCGTCACCGGCCCCGCGACGGTCGCGCCGCCTGCGGGCGTGCGGGTGGTCAAGGTCGAGACCGCGCGCGAGATGCTGGACGCAGTGCAGACCGCGCTGCCCGCCGAGGCGGCGATCTTCGCTGCCGCCGTGGCCGATTGGCGCGTGGCGAACGCGGCCGAGCGGAAGATGAAGAAGGACGGCACCGGCGCACCGCCCGCGCTCGAATTCGCCGAGAACCCCGACATCCTCGCCACCGTCTCGAAAATGGGCGAAGGGCGCCCGGGCCTCGTGGTGGGCTTCGCGGCCGAGACCCATGACGTCGCGCGGTTTGCGGCCGACAAACGCGCCCGCAAGGGCTGCGACTGGATCGTCGCCAATGACGTGAGCCCCGCGACCGGGATCATGGGCGGGACCGAGAACGCGGTGACGATCATCGACGAGACCGGCGCGGAAAGCTGGGACCGGATGGGCAAGCAAGAGGTCGCGCGGCGGTTGGCTGCGCGCATCGCAGAAAGCTTGGGCGCGGCTGGCGCCTGA
- a CDS encoding ChaN family lipoprotein, producing the protein MRKFLAALCLLSLTGPAFGAEISPAQLDTLSGDIVVLGEIHDNPTHHLNQARAIKALKPAAVVFEQLTPEQAAKITPALLKDEGALAKALDWDNSGWPDFAIYYPIFAALGDAKVYGAAQPRETVRAAMTKPLPEVFGPNAARYGLDQAYPEDLQAKLEAESQEDHCNALPPDLLPGMVAAQRFRDAAFARVALDALKETGGPVAVITGSGHAKTDLAVPALLRKADPQAKVVAIGQIEAEPGTDPGAQPFDDWIITPPTERADPCAAFK; encoded by the coding sequence ATGAGGAAGTTTCTTGCCGCGCTCTGCCTGCTGTCTCTGACCGGTCCCGCCTTTGGCGCGGAAATATCGCCCGCCCAGCTGGATACGCTGTCGGGCGATATTGTCGTTCTGGGAGAGATACATGACAACCCGACCCATCACCTCAATCAGGCGCGTGCGATCAAGGCGCTGAAGCCCGCCGCCGTGGTGTTCGAGCAATTGACGCCCGAGCAGGCGGCGAAGATTACGCCCGCGCTTTTGAAGGATGAAGGCGCGCTCGCAAAGGCGCTGGACTGGGACAATTCGGGCTGGCCCGATTTCGCGATCTATTATCCGATTTTCGCCGCTTTGGGCGATGCGAAAGTCTATGGCGCCGCGCAGCCGCGCGAGACCGTACGCGCCGCGATGACCAAGCCGCTGCCGGAGGTGTTCGGGCCGAATGCGGCACGTTACGGGCTCGATCAAGCCTATCCGGAAGACCTGCAGGCCAAGCTGGAAGCGGAGTCGCAAGAGGATCATTGCAACGCATTGCCGCCCGATCTGCTGCCCGGCATGGTCGCGGCGCAACGCTTCCGCGATGCGGCGTTTGCGCGGGTGGCGCTCGACGCGCTGAAGGAGACCGGCGGGCCGGTCGCGGTCATCACTGGGTCAGGCCATGCGAAGACCGACCTCGCCGTGCCCGCGCTTCTGCGCAAGGCGGACCCGCAGGCGAAGGTCGTGGCGATCGGTCAGATCGAGGCGGAGCCGGGCACCGATCCCGGCGCGCAGCCCTTTGACGACTGGATCATTACGCCGCCGACCGAACGCGCCGATCCCTGCGCCGCGTTCAAGTGA
- a CDS encoding RNA polymerase factor sigma-32, which produces MALDGMTDETLPRQAMRAEFLDAETEAELARAWRDNRDEQALHRLVTAYMRLAISMASKFRRYGAPMNDLIQEASLGLMKAADKFDPERGVRFSTYAVWWIKASIQEFVMRNWSMVRTGSTSSQKALFFNMRRVQAQLTREAQQEGEQLDAMQLRQRVAEVIGVPLSDVEMMEGRLSGSDFSLNATQSSEDEGREWVDTLEDDGASPEETVADSHDGQTMKVWLGEAMGRLTDREAYIVRERRLIEDPRTLESLGEELGLSKERIRQLEAQAFGKMRKSLETHQGEVQSFFV; this is translated from the coding sequence ATGGCACTCGATGGTATGACCGATGAAACCCTGCCACGCCAAGCAATGCGGGCAGAGTTCCTGGATGCAGAAACCGAAGCGGAACTGGCGCGAGCGTGGCGCGACAATCGGGACGAGCAGGCGCTGCATCGGCTTGTGACAGCCTATATGCGTCTAGCGATCTCGATGGCTTCGAAGTTCCGCCGCTACGGCGCCCCGATGAACGATCTGATCCAGGAAGCCTCACTCGGTCTGATGAAAGCCGCCGACAAGTTCGACCCGGAACGCGGCGTGCGGTTCTCGACCTATGCTGTCTGGTGGATAAAAGCCTCGATCCAGGAATTCGTGATGCGCAACTGGTCGATGGTGCGCACCGGGTCCACCTCTTCGCAAAAGGCGCTGTTCTTCAACATGCGCCGCGTTCAAGCCCAGCTGACCCGCGAAGCGCAGCAAGAGGGCGAGCAGCTCGACGCAATGCAGCTGCGTCAGCGCGTGGCCGAAGTGATCGGCGTGCCGCTCTCGGATGTCGAGATGATGGAAGGCCGCCTGTCCGGCTCCGACTTCTCGCTCAACGCCACGCAGTCCAGCGAAGACGAAGGCCGCGAATGGGTCGATACGCTGGAAGATGACGGCGCGAGCCCCGAGGAAACCGTGGCCGACAGCCATGACGGTCAGACGATGAAAGTCTGGCTGGGCGAGGCGATGGGCCGCCTGACCGACCGCGAAGCCTATATCGTCCGCGAACGTCGTCTGATCGAAGATCCGCGCACTTTGGAAAGCCTCGGTGAAGAGTTGGGGCTTTCGAAAGAGCGTATCCGTCAGCTCGAAGCGCAGGCTTTCGGCAAGATGCGCAAATCGCTTGAAACCCATCAGGGCGAGGTGCAAAGCTTCTTCGTATGA
- a CDS encoding YifB family Mg chelatase-like AAA ATPase, with amino-acid sequence MVSQSYTVAFEGGEARLVEVQCALSEGMPGFAVVGLPDKAVSEARERVRAALGALGIALPMQKITVNLSPADLPKEGSHFDLPIALALLGAIGVVPRDRIEALVAVGELSLDGRLLPVAGALPAAMAAAAQDKGLICPKGSGAEAAWVGAAEVTAPATLGAAIDHLSGRLPLEPALPGLVRDTTHPRDLRDVKGQERAKRALEIAAAGRHHLMMIGTPGSGKSMLAARLPSILPEMRPEEMLETSMIQSLSGLLAEGGISRTRPFREPHHTASMAAMIGGGRGARPGEVSLAHNGVLFMDEFPEFPRAVLETLRQPIETGEVVVSRANAHTRYPCRFLLIAAANPCKCGYLGDAERACARAPGCGDDYLGRISGPLMDRFDLRIEVPPVRYADLDLPASGDSSAEVAARVAAARERQAQRFADHPAIRVNAEAEGQLLEDIATPDAQGRDLLARMAERVGLSARGYHRVLRVARTIADLDHAEHVRQPHIAEALSYRLSAVAG; translated from the coding sequence ATGGTCAGCCAGAGCTACACGGTCGCGTTCGAGGGGGGCGAGGCCCGCCTCGTGGAGGTGCAATGCGCGCTCTCCGAAGGGATGCCCGGCTTCGCGGTCGTGGGTCTGCCCGACAAGGCGGTGTCCGAGGCGCGCGAGCGAGTGCGCGCGGCACTTGGTGCGCTGGGAATTGCACTGCCGATGCAGAAGATCACCGTGAACCTCTCGCCTGCCGATCTGCCGAAAGAGGGCTCGCATTTCGACCTGCCGATCGCACTGGCGCTGCTGGGCGCGATCGGGGTCGTGCCCCGCGACAGGATCGAGGCGCTGGTCGCCGTGGGGGAGCTGTCGCTCGACGGGCGGCTCCTGCCGGTCGCGGGTGCCCTGCCCGCCGCGATGGCGGCCGCCGCGCAGGACAAGGGGCTGATCTGCCCGAAGGGCTCGGGCGCAGAGGCGGCCTGGGTCGGTGCGGCCGAGGTGACGGCCCCGGCGACGCTTGGCGCCGCGATCGACCATCTCAGCGGTCGCCTGCCGCTGGAGCCCGCGCTCCCGGGTCTCGTTCGCGACACGACGCACCCGCGCGACCTGCGTGATGTGAAGGGTCAGGAACGAGCCAAACGCGCGCTGGAGATCGCCGCTGCCGGTCGCCACCACCTGATGATGATCGGCACGCCCGGCTCGGGTAAATCCATGCTGGCCGCGCGCCTGCCCTCGATCCTGCCCGAGATGCGCCCCGAGGAGATGCTGGAAACCTCGATGATCCAGTCGCTGTCGGGGCTGCTGGCCGAGGGCGGCATCTCGCGCACCCGACCCTTCCGCGAACCGCATCACACCGCCTCAATGGCCGCGATGATCGGCGGCGGGCGTGGCGCGCGGCCCGGCGAAGTCAGCCTCGCCCATAATGGCGTGCTGTTCATGGACGAGTTTCCCGAATTCCCCCGCGCCGTGCTGGAGACCCTGCGCCAGCCGATCGAGACCGGCGAAGTCGTCGTCTCGCGCGCCAACGCCCATACCCGCTATCCCTGCCGCTTCCTGCTGATCGCGGCGGCGAACCCCTGCAAATGCGGATATCTCGGCGATGCAGAGCGCGCCTGCGCCCGCGCGCCCGGCTGCGGCGACGATTATCTAGGGCGGATTTCGGGGCCTCTGATGGATCGGTTCGACCTGCGCATCGAAGTGCCGCCGGTGCGCTATGCCGATCTTGACCTGCCAGCCTCCGGCGACAGCTCCGCCGAGGTCGCGGCCCGCGTTGCGGCCGCGCGCGAGCGGCAGGCCCAGCGCTTCGCGGATCACCCCGCGATCCGCGTCAATGCCGAAGCCGAAGGACAGTTACTGGAAGACATCGCGACGCCGGATGCGCAGGGGCGCGATCTGCTGGCCCGGATGGCCGAGCGGGTCGGATTGTCGGCGCGCGGGTACCACCGGGTTCTGCGGGTCGCGCGCACCATCGCCGATCTCGACCATGCCGAGCACGTGCGCCAGCCCCATATCGCCGAGGCGTTGAGCTATCGGCTCAGCGCGGTGGCAGGGTGA
- a CDS encoding alpha/beta hydrolase, whose amino-acid sequence MSIRLVFLNLWLRSIAKPMVRRFHGAAQTRRATERLASWVVREPTGLCRLPTKLAGRNALSLRAGRSSVGRIILYLHGGGYVTGSPWMYRGLAGRLAKLSGLEVVVPDYRLAPEAPVGAALEDATAAFDALVDMGYDPSAIVIAGDSAGGGLTLALLSVLCQRGTPPAGAITFCPWTDLTCSGESLRVNAAKDAMLPVERLGDTCEMVLRGHDAADPRFSPLFAEFPDPPPVLIQHSMGEILSDDSLRMAERLRSFDADVTVQSWPDAPHVWHFFDGRVPEARAALEDAAAAARRMLTLPPR is encoded by the coding sequence ATGTCGATCCGGCTGGTCTTTCTCAATCTTTGGCTGCGCAGCATCGCGAAACCGATGGTGCGCCGGTTCCACGGGGCTGCGCAAACGCGGCGCGCGACGGAGAGATTGGCCAGTTGGGTCGTGCGCGAGCCGACCGGGCTCTGCCGTCTGCCGACGAAGCTGGCCGGGCGCAATGCGCTGTCGCTGCGCGCGGGGCGGTCCTCGGTGGGGCGCATCATTCTCTATCTTCATGGCGGCGGTTACGTCACCGGCTCCCCGTGGATGTATCGCGGGCTCGCGGGGCGTTTGGCGAAGCTGAGCGGTCTCGAGGTGGTCGTGCCGGATTACCGCCTCGCGCCCGAGGCGCCGGTGGGCGCGGCGCTCGAGGATGCGACCGCAGCTTTCGATGCGCTGGTGGACATGGGTTACGACCCGAGCGCGATCGTGATCGCGGGCGACAGCGCGGGGGGCGGTCTGACACTGGCGCTTCTGAGCGTGCTGTGCCAGCGCGGCACGCCGCCTGCCGGGGCGATTACCTTCTGCCCGTGGACGGACCTGACCTGTTCGGGGGAGAGCCTCCGCGTCAATGCCGCGAAAGATGCGATGCTGCCGGTCGAACGGCTTGGCGATACCTGCGAGATGGTTCTGCGCGGACACGACGCGGCCGATCCGCGCTTCTCGCCGCTTTTCGCGGAGTTCCCCGATCCGCCGCCGGTGCTGATCCAGCATTCGATGGGGGAAATTCTCAGCGATGACTCGCTGCGTATGGCCGAGCGGCTGCGCAGCTTCGACGCGGATGTCACGGTGCAAAGCTGGCCCGATGCGCCGCATGTCTGGCATTTCTTCGACGGGCGGGTGCCCGAGGCGCGCGCGGCGCTGGAGGATGCTGCTGCGGCGGCGCGCCGGATGCTCACCCTGCCACCGCGCTGA
- the gshB gene encoding glutathione synthase, with protein sequence MGLKVAIQMDPIEAVNIEADSTFRIAEEAQARGHELFYYTPDRLIYREGHVYARGWPLVVRREKGNHFTLGEETEVDLGDWDVVWLRQDPPFDMGYITTTHLLERIHPETLVVNDPFWVRNSPEKLLVLDFPDLTPPTLIARDLEAIRAFKAEHGDIILKPLYGNGGAGVFRLDPNDRNLSSLHELFIGINNEPLIAQKFLPAVSKGDKRIILVDGEPVGAINRVPAAGETRSNMHVGGRPEKVELTARDREICERIGPYLREKGQIFVGIDVIGDWLTEINVTSPTGIQELERFDGVNITARIWEAIEAKRS encoded by the coding sequence ATGGGATTGAAAGTTGCGATCCAGATGGATCCGATCGAAGCGGTCAATATCGAGGCTGACAGCACGTTTAGGATCGCCGAAGAGGCGCAGGCGCGTGGGCACGAGCTATTCTACTACACGCCGGATCGCCTGATCTACCGCGAGGGGCACGTCTATGCGCGTGGCTGGCCTCTGGTGGTGCGGCGTGAGAAGGGCAACCACTTCACGCTGGGCGAAGAGACCGAGGTCGATCTGGGCGACTGGGATGTGGTTTGGCTGCGGCAGGACCCGCCCTTCGATATGGGCTATATCACGACGACCCATCTGCTGGAGCGGATCCATCCCGAGACGCTGGTCGTCAACGATCCTTTCTGGGTCCGCAACTCGCCCGAGAAGCTTCTCGTTCTGGATTTCCCTGACCTGACGCCGCCGACACTGATCGCGCGCGATCTGGAGGCCATTCGGGCTTTCAAGGCGGAGCATGGCGATATCATTCTCAAGCCGCTCTACGGCAATGGCGGGGCGGGGGTCTTCCGGCTCGATCCGAACGATCGCAACCTGTCGTCGCTGCACGAGCTGTTCATCGGCATCAACAACGAGCCTCTCATTGCGCAGAAGTTCCTGCCCGCCGTTTCGAAGGGCGACAAGCGGATCATTCTCGTCGATGGCGAGCCGGTGGGCGCGATCAACCGGGTGCCGGCGGCGGGCGAGACGCGGTCGAACATGCATGTCGGCGGACGGCCCGAGAAAGTCGAGCTGACCGCGCGCGACCGCGAAATCTGCGAGCGGATCGGCCCGTATCTGCGTGAGAAGGGGCAGATCTTCGTCGGCATCGACGTGATCGGCGACTGGCTGACCGAGATTAACGTCACCTCGCCGACGGGCATTCAGGAGCTTGAGCGTTTCGACGGCGTGAATATCACCGCCCGCATCTGGGAGGCGATCGAAGCGAAACGGAGCTGA
- a CDS encoding YraN family protein: protein MSGSLSYHSGLAAEEQVMLHYERAGRAVSEHRWRGKYGGEIDLIAREGDTLIFVEVKKSRSHARAAERLSQRQMRRICISVEEYLMRHPAPANCNRKVRFDLALVNEIGEIKVLENAYFGM, encoded by the coding sequence ATGAGTGGATCGCTGTCGTATCATTCGGGTCTCGCCGCCGAAGAGCAGGTGATGCTGCATTACGAGCGGGCAGGGCGCGCGGTCTCGGAACATCGCTGGCGGGGCAAATATGGCGGCGAGATCGATCTGATCGCACGGGAGGGCGACACCCTAATCTTCGTCGAGGTGAAGAAATCGCGCAGCCATGCCCGCGCCGCGGAACGTCTCTCGCAGCGTCAGATGCGCCGGATATGCATTTCGGTCGAAGAATATCTGATGCGCCATCCCGCTCCGGCAAACTGCAATCGCAAGGTCCGGTTCGATCTCGCATTGGTCAATGAGATCGGGGAGATCAAGGTCCTGGAGAACGCCTATTTCGGAATGTGA
- the rsmI gene encoding 16S rRNA (cytidine(1402)-2'-O)-methyltransferase, whose translation MSPGLHFIATPIGAARDITLRALDMLRAADVLAAEDTRSLRHLMEIHGVPLNGRQVLAYHDHNGAAMRPKILAALEAGKSVVYASEAGTPLVADPGYQLGRAVIEAGLPLYSAPGPSAVLTALTLSGLPTDRFLFAGFAPNSKGARRNWLAEFKEIPATLVFYESPKRVREMLADAAHSLGKERQAALCRELTKRFEEVRRGTLEELAESVAEAPIKGEIVVVVDRPHAVEIDDAELERRLSAALDRESLRDAVDAVAGATGLPRRKVYQAALAMEKKR comes from the coding sequence TTGAGCCCGGGGCTTCATTTCATTGCCACACCCATCGGAGCCGCCCGCGACATCACCCTGCGCGCCCTCGACATGCTGCGCGCAGCCGACGTTCTGGCGGCCGAGGATACGCGCAGCCTGCGGCACCTGATGGAGATCCACGGCGTGCCGCTGAACGGGCGTCAGGTGCTCGCCTATCACGACCATAACGGCGCCGCGATGCGCCCGAAAATCCTCGCAGCCTTGGAGGCGGGGAAGTCGGTGGTCTACGCCTCCGAGGCAGGTACGCCACTGGTCGCCGATCCGGGCTATCAGCTCGGCCGCGCGGTGATCGAGGCTGGGCTGCCGCTCTATAGCGCGCCGGGCCCCTCGGCAGTGCTGACGGCGCTGACCCTGTCGGGCCTGCCGACGGATCGCTTCCTCTTCGCGGGGTTCGCGCCAAACAGTAAAGGGGCGCGGCGAAACTGGCTCGCGGAGTTCAAGGAAATTCCGGCGACGCTGGTTTTCTATGAAAGCCCCAAACGCGTTAGGGAAATGTTAGCTGACGCGGCCCATAGTCTGGGAAAAGAGAGACAAGCGGCGCTGTGCCGGGAGTTGACGAAACGCTTCGAAGAGGTCCGCCGGGGAACGCTGGAAGAGCTTGCGGAGAGCGTGGCCGAGGCGCCGATCAAGGGCGAGATCGTCGTCGTCGTCGACAGGCCGCACGCGGTCGAGATCGACGACGCGGAGCTGGAGCGGCGGTTGAGCGCCGCGCTTGATCGGGAGTCGCTTCGCGATGCGGTCGATGCCGTCGCAGGCGCGACCGGGTTGCCGCGTCGCAAGGTCTATCAGGCCGCTCTGGCCATGGAGAAAAAGAGATGA
- a CDS encoding penicillin-binding protein activator has translation MFNLIRNPRALAARIAALLALVWLAACQPGPMGNSGQKIDTSAPVKVALLVPAGSGNAGDETLARALQNAANLAIQDLQGARIDLQVYNTAGNPQQAAAMATKAADEGAKVILGPVYAQSANAAGLAVASRNINVLAFSNNTNVAGGNVFVLGPTFQNTANRLVSFAARQGKKRIMVVHEQTTAGEIGAQAIQTAVARSGASLAGVASYPFSQQGVVDATPQIASRVKSGDVDALFLTADTAGALPLLTQLMGEQGVTPQTTQYIGLTRWDIPPATLSLPGTQSGWFAEPDPALQQQFVSRYGAAYGQAPHPIAGLAYDGIAAIGALVKSGNPDALTKQGLTQRSGFVGVNGVFRFLPDGTNERGLAVAQVRNGQAVVIDPAPRNFGGFGS, from the coding sequence ATGTTTAATCTCATTCGTAACCCCCGCGCCCTCGCCGCGCGAATCGCAGCCCTCCTCGCATTGGTCTGGCTTGCGGCCTGTCAGCCGGGGCCGATGGGCAATTCCGGTCAGAAGATCGACACCAGCGCACCGGTCAAGGTGGCACTTCTGGTTCCGGCCGGGTCCGGCAACGCTGGCGATGAGACTCTCGCGCGGGCGCTGCAGAATGCGGCAAATCTCGCGATTCAGGATCTGCAAGGCGCACGGATCGACCTGCAGGTCTACAACACCGCCGGCAATCCGCAGCAAGCGGCCGCGATGGCCACCAAGGCCGCCGACGAGGGCGCCAAGGTCATCCTCGGCCCGGTCTATGCGCAATCGGCGAATGCCGCAGGTCTCGCGGTCGCCTCGCGCAACATCAACGTGCTGGCGTTTTCGAACAACACCAACGTCGCGGGCGGCAACGTCTTCGTGCTCGGCCCGACCTTCCAGAACACCGCCAACCGCCTCGTGAGCTTCGCCGCACGTCAGGGCAAGAAGCGGATCATGGTCGTGCATGAGCAGACCACGGCGGGCGAGATCGGCGCACAGGCGATCCAGACCGCGGTCGCACGCTCGGGCGCTTCGCTCGCAGGCGTGGCCTCCTACCCGTTCTCGCAGCAGGGCGTGGTCGATGCGACGCCGCAGATCGCAAGCCGCGTGAAGTCCGGTGACGTCGATGCGCTGTTCCTGACGGCCGATACCGCAGGCGCGCTCCCGCTGCTCACGCAGCTGATGGGCGAGCAGGGCGTGACCCCGCAGACCACGCAATATATCGGCCTGACCCGCTGGGATATTCCGCCGGCGACGCTGTCGCTGCCGGGCACCCAGAGCGGCTGGTTCGCCGAGCCCGATCCGGCGCTGCAACAGCAGTTCGTCTCGCGCTATGGTGCCGCTTACGGGCAAGCGCCCCACCCGATCGCAGGCCTCGCCTATGACGGGATTGCAGCAATCGGCGCGCTGGTGAAGTCCGGCAACCCGGATGCGCTGACCAAGCAGGGCCTGACCCAGCGTTCGGGCTTCGTGGGCGTCAACGGCGTCTTCCGCTTCCTGCCCGACGGCACCAACGAGCGCGGCCTCGCCGTGGCACAGGTCCGCAACGGCCAGGCGGTCGTGATCGACCCGGCGCCGCGCAACTTCGGCGGCTTCGGATCCTGA